A single window of Phyllostomus discolor isolate MPI-MPIP mPhyDis1 chromosome 13, mPhyDis1.pri.v3, whole genome shotgun sequence DNA harbors:
- the PRR7 gene encoding proline-rich protein 7 codes for MVMSQGTYTFLTCFAGFWLIWGLIVLLCCFCSFLRRRLKRRQEERLREQNLRALELEPLELEGSLAGSPPGLAPPPPPHRGRLEAPAHAHQHVHVHPMLHHGPAQPHPHPHAHHHALPHPPPPHLSVPPRPWSYPRQAESDMSKPPCYEEAVLMAEPPPPYSEVLTDTRGLYRKIVTPFLSRRDSAEKQEQPPPSYKPLYLDRGYTSALHLPSAPRPAAPCPALCLQADRGRRVFPSWTDSELSSREPLEHGAWRLPVSIPLFGRTTAV; via the exons ATGGTTATGTCCCAGGGTACCTACACGTTCCTAACGTGCTTCGCTGGTTTCTGGCTCATCTGGGGGCTCATCGTCTTACTGTGCTGCTTCTGCAGCTTCCTGCGCCGCCGCCTCAAACGGCGCCAGGAGGAGCGACTCCGTGAGCAGAATCTACGCGCCCTGGAGCTGGAGCCCCTCGAGCTCGAGGGCAGCCTGGCTGGAAGCCCCCCAGGCCTCGCGCCGCCGCCACCACCTCACCGCGGCCGCCTTGAAGCGCCAGCGCACGCGCACCAGCATGTGCACGTGCACCCGATGCTGCATCACGGGCCCGCGCAGCCACACCCGCATCCCCACGCACACCATCACGCGCTGCCGCACCCGCCGCCGCCGCACCTCTCCGTGCCGCCGCGTCCCTGGAGCTACCCGCGCCAAG CGGAATCGGACATGTCCAAGCCACCCTGCTACGAAGAGGCAGTGCTGATGGCTGAGCCGCCACCGCCCTACAGCGAGGTGCTCACGGACACGCGCGGCCTCTATCGCAAGATCGTCACGCCCTTTCTGAGCCGCCGCGACAGCGCGGAGAAACAGGAGCAGCCGCCGCCCAGCTATAAGCCGCTCTACCTGGACCGAGGCTACACGTCGGCGCTGCACCTGCCCAGCGCCCCGCGGCCCGCAGCGCCCTGCCCTGCACTCTGCCTGCAGGCGGACCGCGGCCGCCGGGTCTTCCCCAGCTGGACCGACTCGGAGCTCAGCAGCCGCGAGCCGCTGGAACACGGGGCTTGGCGCCTGCCGGTCTCCATCCCCTTGTTCGGGAGGACTACAGCCGTATAG